In Achromobacter spanius, the following proteins share a genomic window:
- a CDS encoding peptidylprolyl isomerase — MKRIVMLAAACVIAVPAFAQNVATVNGKAIPQKNLDQFVKLLVSQGATDSPQLREQVKQEMINRQIFVQAAESSGIAKQADVQTEIELARQGILVRALMADYLAKHPVSDAKVTAEYDKIKQEQAGKMEYKVRHILVEDEKTANDLLAQIKSNKNKFDDLAKKNSKDPGSAEKGGDLGWAPPTNYVQPFAQAVTQLKKGELVDKPVQTQFGWHIIKVDDTRPVEFPPLDQVRPQLEEMLRQQTLADYQKQLRDKAKIQ; from the coding sequence ATGAAACGCATCGTCATGCTGGCTGCGGCCTGCGTCATCGCCGTGCCTGCTTTCGCGCAGAACGTGGCCACCGTTAACGGCAAGGCCATTCCGCAAAAGAATTTGGATCAATTCGTCAAGCTGCTGGTCAGCCAGGGCGCGACCGACTCGCCGCAACTGCGCGAACAGGTCAAGCAAGAAATGATCAACCGCCAGATCTTCGTGCAAGCCGCCGAATCCAGCGGCATTGCCAAGCAAGCCGACGTTCAGACCGAAATCGAACTGGCCCGCCAAGGCATCCTGGTTCGCGCCCTGATGGCTGACTACCTGGCCAAGCACCCGGTGTCGGACGCCAAGGTCACTGCTGAATACGACAAGATCAAGCAGGAACAAGCCGGCAAGATGGAATACAAGGTCCGCCACATCCTCGTTGAAGACGAGAAGACGGCCAATGACCTGCTGGCCCAGATCAAGAGCAACAAGAACAAGTTCGACGACCTGGCCAAGAAGAACTCGAAAGACCCCGGCAGCGCCGAAAAGGGTGGCGACCTGGGTTGGGCTCCCCCGACCAACTACGTCCAGCCGTTCGCGCAAGCCGTGACCCAACTGAAGAAGGGCGAACTGGTCGACAAGCCGGTCCAGACCCAGTTTGGCTGGCACATCATCAAGGTTGACGACACCCGCCCGGTGGAATTCCCGCCGCTGGACCAAGTGCGTCCGCAACTGGAAGAAATGCTGCGCCAGCAAACCCTGGCCGACTACCAGAAGCAACTGCGCGACAAGGCCAAGATCCAGTAA